The following coding sequences lie in one Apium graveolens cultivar Ventura chromosome 1, ASM990537v1, whole genome shotgun sequence genomic window:
- the LOC141672077 gene encoding uncharacterized protein LOC141672077 isoform X1, with product MGNGKFEEAVKVFDEMPERSSSYMALAASSSRAEKGGKRDQNLLIKQIEKTSARLRSRRNCLSLNFRRKSCKAKRSLKGYKMRQKKRTSVLFKFMSKQFPEPDNLHSAFWPLRSGVTRFCG from the exons ATGGGAAATGGCAAGTTTGAGGAGGCGGttaaggtgtttgatgaaatgcctGAGAGGAGTTCGTCGTATATGGCTTTGGCTGCTTCTAGTTCTAG GGCTGAGAAAGGTGGGAAACGTGATCAGAATTTGTTAATCAAACAAATAGAAAAAACAAGCGCGAGGCTGAGAAGCAGAAGAAACTGTCTGAGCTTGAACTTCAGAAGGAAAAGTTGCAAAGC GAAAAGGAGCTTAAAAGGTTACAAGATGAGGCAAAAAAAGAGGACAAGCGTCCTGTTCAAATTCATGAGTAAACAATTCCCAGAACCCGATAATTTGCATTCTGCATTCTGGCCACTACGCTCTGGTGTGACCCGGTTCTGTGGTTAG
- the LOC141672077 gene encoding uncharacterized protein LOC141672077 isoform X2, translating into MPNKFTFLVVIKGVFSACVKKLDLGLVRWLHLFLESNGIRKGLTLCNAILDMYTWEMASLRRRLRCLMKCLRGVRRIWLWLLLVLGLRKVGNVIRIC; encoded by the exons ATGCCGAATAAGTTCACATTTCTTGTTGTTATTAAAG GTGTATTTTCTGCTTGTGTGAAAAAGTTGGATTTGGGATTGGTGAGGTGGCTACACTTGTTTCTGGAAAGTAATGGTATTCGTAAGGGCCTTACTTTGTGTAATGCAATTCTTGATATGTATACATGGGAAATGGCAAGTTTGAGGAGGCGGttaaggtgtttgatgaaatgcctGAGAGGAGTTCGTCGTATATGGCTTTGGCTGCTTCTAGTTCTAG GGCTGAGAAAGGTGGGAAACGTGATCAGAATTTGTTAA